A single region of the Sorghum bicolor cultivar BTx623 chromosome 7, Sorghum_bicolor_NCBIv3, whole genome shotgun sequence genome encodes:
- the LOC8065219 gene encoding uncharacterized protein LOC8065219, with translation MGKELDRLTRGLGKKMPIHFTEGKRRPEAPMQAAKLASEGGITLRDHIPIFRHWKEYKAKENEDKIDNYIGKLGAKFDMDIMAKPVKDACVDMLKRGQRQRRYTLKKKYFDGVPANQVRTTSPVSCMNDLPQSTRYKTYCVKNQLNREKVQFQQRTGSRCYIACAYAVKQEKYKDTEPTAIDLFKVTHCSKKTGFCEPVKNAIASMETIRAEPLQDGQQPNSGIQVVAQVLPQSSTFLQNIGIQYSSRTSSRDVVVPQVQELQTQLESEKQEKSGLQLQVDTLKMHAEESEATMVKQSEEIQNLKKAQEENNNLLRQLISFKQVQLTPP, from the exons ATGGGCAAAGAATTGGACCGTTTAACTAGAGGGCTAGGCAAAAAGATGCCAATCCATTTCACTGAAGGGAAGAGAAGGCCAGAGGCACCTATGCAAGCCGCAAAGCTTGCATCTGAAGGTGGGATCACACTTAGGGATCATATACCTATATTTCGACATTGGAAGGAGTACAAGGCTAAGGAGAATGAGGATAAAATTGATAACTATATTGGCAAATTAGGC GCCAAATTCGACATGGACATCATGGCTAAGCCAGTGAAAGATGCATGTGTTGATATGCTAAAGCGTGGACAACGACAGAGAAGGTATACACTGAAGAAAAAGTACTTTGATGGGGTTCCGGCAAATCAAGTCAGAACTACATCACCTGTGAGCTGTATGAATGATCTTCCCCAAAGCACAAGGTATAAAACATAT TGTGTCAAGAACCAACTTAATCGTGAGAAAGTACAATTTCAGCAGCGAACGGGCTCTCGGTGCTACATTGCATGTGCCTATGCTGTG AAGCAAGAAAAGTATAAAGATACAGAGCCCACTGCTATTGATTTGTTCAAGGTCACACACTGCAGTAAGAAGACTGGTTTCTGTGAACCTGTGAAGAATGCTATT GCTTCTATGGAAACAATTCGGGCTGAACCACTACAAGATGGACAGCAGCCAAATTCTGGTATTCAAGTTGTTGCCCAAGTTCTACCACAGTCCAGTACATTCCTTCAAAATATTGGCATTCAATATAGCTCTAGAACAAGTTCAAGGGATGTTGTTGTTCCACAAGTGCAAGAGCTACAAACTCAACTTGAGTCTGAGAAGCAAGAAAAGTCAGGACTTCAGCTACAAGTAGACACCTTAAAGATGCATGCAGAAGAATCTGAGGCAACAATGGTAAAGCAATCAGAGGAGATCCAAAATCTGAAGAAGGCACAAGAAGAAAACAACAATCTCCTTCGGCAGCTCATAAGCTTCAAACAGGTTCAATTGACTCCTCCCTGA